Genomic window (Trichlorobacter lovleyi):
AATGCAGCGGATCTGCAGACCCTGGCCAGTGACCTGGTCAGCCATGGCCTGTCCTGTACCATCCACGCCACCTTTATGGATCTGAATCCCGGCTCGGTTGATCGGGCAGTGCGTGAAACCACCCGCCAACGGGTTGAACAGACTCTGAATTGTGCGGAAATACTCAAGGCCCGGGTGGTGGTGTTTCATCCCGGTTATAGTCGGCTGTCCTATGGTTCTGCAGTTGCTACCTGGGTTGCCAATACGGTCTCCTTCTGGCAACAGCAACTGCCCCGCATCCGGCAGGCCGGTTGCAAGGTGGCCCTGGAAAATATCTTTGAAGAAGAACCCTCAACCCTGGTGCAGGTTCTGAACCAGCTTGATAGGACCCTCTTTGGGCATTGTTTTGACAGCGGCCATTTTAATATGTTCTGTACCGTGTCGCTGGAAGAGTGGTTCACTTCCCTGGGCAGCTTTATTATTGAAAGCCATCTGCATGATAATCATGGCGTGGCTGATGAACACCTGCCGGTTGGGGAAGGGGAAATTGACTTCCAGAAGGTAACCGACCTGTTGAAACAGTATGCTCCCCAGGCGGTCTGGACCCTTGAGGCCCACAGTCGTGAACGTTTAGAACGATCAATGCAGGCAATTCAACGCTATCTATAGGACAACGTATGTCAGACAAAATTCTGGTAACCGGTGGATGTGGCTATATTGGTAGCCATGTCGTGCGACAGCTTTCCGAGGCAGGCCACCAGGTGGTGGTTTATGACAACCTATCCACCGGATTCAGGGATGCCCTGCTGCATGGTGAAGAGCTGATTCAGGCTGAACTGGCCGATCATGCAACTCTGGAAGCGACTTTTCAAAAGCACTGCTTTAAGACTGTGCTGCATTTTGCCGCCGCCATTGTGGCGCCGGAATCGGTCTCTCTGCCGCTTACATATTACGGCAACAATACCCGTAATACCCTCGGGCTGCTGGAGACCTGTGTGCGACACGGCGTTGAGCGCTTTATCTTCTCCAGTACCGCTGCGGTCTACGGTTTTCCTGAAGGGGGCAGTGCCTCGGAAGAGACCCTGCTGGCACCGATCAACCCCTATGGCACCTCCAAGTTGATGAGCGAGTGGATGCTGCGAGATACCGCTGCAGCCCACGGCCTTAAATATGTGGCCCTGCGCTACTTTAACGTTGCCGGGGCTGATCCCCAGGCTAGGATTGGTCAGCGTACGCCTGAAGCTACCCACCTGATAAAGATCGCCTGCCAGACCGCCCTTGGCCAGCGTCAGCAGGCCGCCATCTACGGTACGGACTACCCCACGCCGGACGGTACCGGTATCCGCGACTATATCCATATTGAAGACCTGGCCGCAGCCCACCTGGCAGCCCTTGGCTACCTGGACAAGGGTGGTGAGTCCACTGCCATCAATGTGGGCTATGGCAAAGGCGGTAGCGTGCGGGAGGTGCTGGCCATGGTTAAACAGGTCAGTGGTGTTGACTTCAAGGTGGTTGAAGAGGGGCGTCGCCCCGGCGATCCAGCCTGTTTGATTGCCCAGGCGGAAAAAATCAAGCAGCTGACTGACTGGCGGCCACGCTTTGATTCACTGCAGACTATTGTCGAAGATGCCTGGCGCTGGGAGAGTAAACTGGCGAAGATGTAGAGATCTGGTTTCGGGGTGCCCGGTCTTGAAAACCCTTGCTCCTGCGGTGAATAGAGGTTAGTATCGCCGCAAAAATTGCGGTGAAAGATTCTGTGTATGTATATCTGGGAGTTACCACAGTGGCCTGATTGGCAGTTTGATATGCTTCGTCTTGCCGGAGCATTGGCCGACACGCGGCATGTTCAGGGACGTCTGATCGGCAGGATGGAAGCACTGGGCTTTCCTCTGCAAGATCAGGCAGAACTTTCCACACTGACCCAGGATGTCATAAAAAGTAGTGAAATAGAGGGGGAGCAACTCAATGCAGAACAGGTGCGCTCCTCGTTAGCACGCCGTCTGGGGGTTGAAATCGGGGCGCTGGCACCGGTTGATCGTCACATTGATGGCGTGGTTGAGATGATGCTTGATGCCACCCGTCAGTATGCACAACCGCTTACCAAAGAACGCCTGTTTGCCTGGCACGGCGCCCTTTTCCCTGCTGGACGCAGCGGTCTGACTGTACTGCGTGTAGCGCAATGGCGGGATGACGCAGCAGGTCCGATGCAGGTTGTTTCAGGTGCCTTTGGCCATGAAAAAGTACATTATCAAGCCCCGCCTGCCGCCTGCCTTGACGCTGAAATGGATCGCTTTCTTGTCTGGTTTAATTCAGAAGACTCAGGGATTGACCCGGTGCTAAAAGCCGGGTTAGCTCACCTCTGGTTTGTCACGCTACACCCTTTTGAAGACGGCAACGGCAGAATTGCACGGGCCATTGGCGACATGGCGCTGGCCCGTTCCGAAGGAACCAATCGTCGTTTTTACAGCCTGTCAGCTCGGATTCGTTATAACCGTAGCGGCTACTACCGGATGCTTGAACAGACCCAGAAGGGTGGTTTGAATATCACTCGCTGGCTTGACTGGTTTTTGAAAACCCTGGGCCAGGCGCTACAACAGGCTGAAATAACTCTGGCTCAGGTATTGATTAGAGCCCGGTTTTGGGAACAGTGCAAAACGCGTAGTCTCAACCAGCGTCAGATCATGCTGCTGAATCGCCTGCTGGATGGTTTTGAAGGCAAGCTGACCAGTTCTAAATGGGCCAAACTGGCCAACTGCTCTCAAGATACTGCCCTGCGTGATATTACCCAGCTGCTGGAACATGGATTACTCCGCAGATCAGAGGCGGCAGGTCGCAGCACCGGGTACGAGCTGATACTGATTGGGGAATAAGTTCTACAGCTTCTCTGTCTTGCTTAATGGTAACTTTCTTGGCGCTGATTTATGTTTTTAGTACAGAAAAGCGGTGAAGCCCATGGATCTGGTCATCTCACATCTGAATGCTGATTTTGACTGTCTGGGCTCCCTGGCAGCTGCCGGGCGGCTGTATCCTGGAGCCCTGCTTTCCTTTCCCGGTTCCCAGGAAAAAAATCTGCGCGATTTTTCTGCCCGTCATCCTGATCTGCTTCCGCTGCTTGTTCGTTCCAAAGATATTGATCTCTCCAGCATCACCCGTCTGATTATTGTTGACTGCCAACAGCCCTCTCGTATTGGTCGTTTTGCAGAACTGCTGGAACGTCCCGGCCTGACAGTCCACCTCTATGATCACCATCCAGCCACTGTTGACAGTATTACGGCTTCAGACGGCATTGTCCGACCTGTTGGTGCCACCAGCACCATTATGACTGAGCTGCTGCGTGAGCGGGGAATAGAGCCAACCCCTGCAGAGGCAACCCTGTTGCTGCTGGGCATCCATGAAGACACCGGACGGTTGCTGTTCCCCACGACCACGCCAGAGGACTATCGGGCTGCTGCCTGGCTGCTGGAGCGGGGCGCACGGCTGCATCTGGCTGATGAGATCCTGTCGCCGGAATTGACTACACCGCAGGTAGAGCTGCTGCATGATCTGCTTTCAACCCTGAAGACCAGTGAGGTCAGCGGAGTGCGGATCTCTGTGGCCCATGCCAGTCGCCCCTGGTACGTGGGGGATATTGCCGGTCTGGCCCATATGATGCGGGATATGGAAAACCTGGATCTGCTGGTGCTGGCCGTGGCCATGGCAGACCGGATCTATCTGGTGGCCCGTAGCCGCGTGCCTGAGGTGGATGTGGGGGAGCTGCTGCGTCTCTTTGGCGGCGGTGGCCATGCCTCTGCTGCCTCGGCAACGGTTAAGGGCGAGCCGTTGTCTGCTGTGCTGGAGCGTCTTGAACGTAATCTACTGCTGATTGTGCATCCCCGCAAGACGGTGGGACAGATTATGTCATCACCGGTACGTAGTTTGCCCGCAGAAACCACAGTACTGGGGGCCCGGGATCTGCTGGTGCGCTACAACTACAGCGCCATGCCGGTGCTGCAGGGTGAACAACTGCTGGGGATCATCACCCGCAAGGTGGCGGAAAAGACCGTCTACCATGGCCTGGGTGATCGTCCGGTAACCGAGGTGATGCACACCGCAGTGATGCATGCCACCCCTGATACACCGCTGACAACGGTCATGGACCATATGGTGGGTGGTGACCGCCGTTTTGTGCCGGTCTTTGACGGTGACCAGCTGGTGGGAGTGGTGACTCGCACTGATCTGTTGCGTCATCTGCACGGTAGCAGCAGGGATGGCGA
Coding sequences:
- a CDS encoding sugar phosphate isomerase/epimerase family protein translates to MPSLLCAHIPWPRLEEHRSYLLDERINPELYLPADSLDTLNAADLQTLASDLVSHGLSCTIHATFMDLNPGSVDRAVRETTRQRVEQTLNCAEILKARVVVFHPGYSRLSYGSAVATWVANTVSFWQQQLPRIRQAGCKVALENIFEEEPSTLVQVLNQLDRTLFGHCFDSGHFNMFCTVSLEEWFTSLGSFIIESHLHDNHGVADEHLPVGEGEIDFQKVTDLLKQYAPQAVWTLEAHSRERLERSMQAIQRYL
- the galE gene encoding UDP-glucose 4-epimerase GalE — protein: MSDKILVTGGCGYIGSHVVRQLSEAGHQVVVYDNLSTGFRDALLHGEELIQAELADHATLEATFQKHCFKTVLHFAAAIVAPESVSLPLTYYGNNTRNTLGLLETCVRHGVERFIFSSTAAVYGFPEGGSASEETLLAPINPYGTSKLMSEWMLRDTAAAHGLKYVALRYFNVAGADPQARIGQRTPEATHLIKIACQTALGQRQQAAIYGTDYPTPDGTGIRDYIHIEDLAAAHLAALGYLDKGGESTAINVGYGKGGSVREVLAMVKQVSGVDFKVVEEGRRPGDPACLIAQAEKIKQLTDWRPRFDSLQTIVEDAWRWESKLAKM
- a CDS encoding Fic family protein codes for the protein MYIWELPQWPDWQFDMLRLAGALADTRHVQGRLIGRMEALGFPLQDQAELSTLTQDVIKSSEIEGEQLNAEQVRSSLARRLGVEIGALAPVDRHIDGVVEMMLDATRQYAQPLTKERLFAWHGALFPAGRSGLTVLRVAQWRDDAAGPMQVVSGAFGHEKVHYQAPPAACLDAEMDRFLVWFNSEDSGIDPVLKAGLAHLWFVTLHPFEDGNGRIARAIGDMALARSEGTNRRFYSLSARIRYNRSGYYRMLEQTQKGGLNITRWLDWFLKTLGQALQQAEITLAQVLIRARFWEQCKTRSLNQRQIMLLNRLLDGFEGKLTSSKWAKLANCSQDTALRDITQLLEHGLLRRSEAAGRSTGYELILIGE